The genomic segment CACGACGAGCACGTCGACGCCGGACTTCACGAGCGCGTCCGCGCGTTCGAAGGTATCCTTGGAAACGCCGACGGCTGCGCCCGCGAGCAATCGACCGTGTTGGTCTTTGGCCGCGTTGGGGAACTGGATCGCCTTCTCTATATCTTTAATGGTGATGAGACCCTTCAGCGTATTGGAGTCGTCCACGAGCGGCAGCTTTTCGATCTTGTGCTTCTGCAGCAGCAGCTCCGCTTCTTGGAGGGTCGTGCCTACCGGGGCTGTCACCAGATTTTCGCTCGTCATCACTTCTTTGATCTTGATCGAGTAATCGTGAACGAAACGCAGGTCGCGGTTCGTCAAGATGCCGACCAGCTTGCCGCCTTCGTTCGTGATCGGCACGCCGGAGATCCGATACTTGCCCATGAGCTCTTCGGCATCATAAACATGGTGCTCAGGGGTCAGCGAGAACGGATTCGTAATAACGCCGCTCTCCGAACGTTTGACGCGGTCGACTTCCTCTGCCTGCTGCGCGACGGACATGTTCTTATGAATGATGCCGATGCCGCCTTCGCGGGCGATGGCGATCGCCAGAGCCGATTCCGTGACCGTGTCCATCCCGGCGCTGATCAACGGAATATTCAGCTTCACGGAAGGGCTGAGCGCCGTCTGGACGCTGACGTCCCTCGGCAGGATCGACGACTTGCGCGGGATGAGCAGGACATCGTCGAACGTCAAGCCTTCCTTGGCGAATTTATTTTGCCACACGAACATTTTCCTCCTTTGGAAATGCGTTTTTTTAGATTTTCCGAATTGAATTATAGGCAATCTTAGCAGAGGCACTAGGGGCTGTCAAGGCGCATTAAAAGCCGTATTCCGCATTGTCTGAATGCCAAGCGAAGATTCGCTCTCCGCTGGATTCCAATGCCGCCGACTGCTTGTCGCGGCACGCCTTGAAGCTGTTGTGCTCAACGCTTTATACGGAAGATCGTTCAGAAAGAATGTAAGCAGGCATAAAAATCATCATCATTGAAAGCTGGAAACGTCGGGAGGAATGATTAAGGAGCTTTGCGTGCAGCAAAGCGAGGAAGGAGGAGGAATTTCCTATGTACGTTATGATGCGGATTTCTAGTCAAATGGGATTTTAACATCTTGCAGCATGGGTTGTCTTATGTACATTCTAACCGCAGAAGAATCATGGTCGCCTGGCATTATGTGATGCAGGCATAACGTGCCACCCACTGTTGCTTGGCGCCTGGCTGAGACAGCTCCCTGTCTAACCAACATTTGTGCCCATATCTATCCAAGTGGGAGCAAGGCAGGGAGCTCATGAACGTCGTATGCGTAAGGGTGAAGCTTTACATCCCGTATGAGGCGCGCAGCGCATATTTCTTACATTTTCCGTCATTTTCTTTCGTTCCGCAGATTTATTTCGTTACTGCCGCCGTAGAATCTTTTGCCAAATCCTCATTGTGATCGCTCGCATGCTCCTCTGACCCGCCGTTATCCGCGAGCGCCGCGATGCTCCACATCCATTGTTCCGTCTGAAGCTTTGCGCTGGCCGTCGAAGCCTGTGCGCCATTACCCCAAAACGCGCCTCCAATGCTAATGGCAAGTGCAAGCGTACTGGCCGCAATTATCTTGGGCATATCCTGATCCGCCTTTCAATGATTCTGATTTTTATGGGTATGAATTTATTTTAACCTGGTTTTTTGAACTGAATATGAAATCCGGCTTAAGGGTTACTGAAATACACGGTAAAATCTTATATTCTTTTTTACCCGAGGCGATGAAAATTA from the Cohnella hashimotonis genome contains:
- the guaB gene encoding IMP dehydrogenase, with product MWQNKFAKEGLTFDDVLLIPRKSSILPRDVSVQTALSPSVKLNIPLISAGMDTVTESALAIAIAREGGIGIIHKNMSVAQQAEEVDRVKRSESGVITNPFSLTPEHHVYDAEELMGKYRISGVPITNEGGKLVGILTNRDLRFVHDYSIKIKEVMTSENLVTAPVGTTLQEAELLLQKHKIEKLPLVDDSNTLKGLITIKDIEKAIQFPNAAKDQHGRLLAGAAVGVSKDTFERADALVKSGVDVLVVDSAHGHHIDIVTMVRKLRERFPELTIVAGNVATGEATRDLIEAGASVVKVGIGPGSICTTRVIAGIGVPQITAIYDCATVAREYNVPIIADGGIKYSGEITKAIAAGASAVMLGSLFAGTEESPGESEIYQGRRYKSYRGMGSIGAMKEGSKDRYFQEDDSKLVPEGIEGRLPYKGPLRDTLHQLLGGLRSGMGYCGTATLDELKNDTEFVRITGAGLRESHPHDVQITKEAPNYSM